Part of the Actinomycetota bacterium genome is shown below.
CGCCATCTCCAGCCTCCGCCAGGACGCGCCCAGCGGGGCCAACGCCGCGGTCGGGCAGGGCATCTTCGCGGTTTATGAGTGGACCTTCCGGCTCGGGCCGGGCGTCTTCGCCGGCATCGCGAACGGCCTGATCCTGGGGTGGCTGATGTACCGATCCGGCTTGGTGCCCCCCCGCTTTGCCCTGTTCGGGCTGGTCGGAGGGCCGCTGGTCAGCATCGTGGGCGTCCTGGTCATCTTGGGCGTCCTTCCGGCCGAGGGCCCGCACCAGGTGCTGGTGGCCCCGGAGTTCATTTGGGAGCTGGGGATCGGCATCTATCTCATCGTCAAGGGCTACCGGACCTCGTCTCCGGCCCTCGCAGGGACCCAGGACGCCGCAGCGGTCTAGCCCGGCTTCGCCCGAACGCAGCCTGCCAGCGCAGGAACCGCGGGCGACCTCTCGTCGCATCGCTGGTCGAGCTGGCTACTGCGTCGGCTCGACTGAATCAGGTCGCCGGCTGTGGCCGGCTCAGGTGGCGGGTTGGTTGATGGAGTGCTTGCGGCTGGGGTCGGGCATGCCATCTACCGTCCGGCCAGATCTCCACCCTGGCGTGGTGGGGGCACGAGGCTCCCACCGCGAGGGCCGCTCGCCGGCCCGTCCTAGGCTGCTTGCGATGGGTCTTGCTCCGCCTTCGGCTTAATCGAGCGACACGCGCTCGCTGCGGTCGACCCCTGAGCCACGGTCTGGATCCCGGCCCGGGATCAGCACCCAGTGCTCCGAGACGGTCGCGCGATAGAGCCGGAAGAGTGCCGATCCCTGCACATCGTCCAGGCCGAACGCGCGACCGATGTCCTGTCGGGACACGCGGTCGAAGACCTCCAGACCCTGTTCGAGCTCGGCGCCCGTGAGCTCCTTGGCGACGCCCTTCAGGTACACGGCCTGGGCGCCGCCGACCGGGACCGACGAGTCGAAGATCGCGATCGCAACCTCCGGGCGGGCGGCGAGGTTCCGCGAGTGCTTGGCGTCCGGCGATGAGACCCAGTGGAAGTGCCGGTAGTCCTCGGAGGCAAACCACACCGGCGAGACCCACGGGTTCCCTGCCCCATCAGCCGTGCCCAGCGCCATGTAGCTGTTCGTGTCGATCACGCTCCGGGCGACGTCGGTGAGCTCAGGCGCCATGCAGCACCTCCCACAGCTCACGGACCTCGGACATGGGAAGCACGGTTGCGGACACGGTGTCTCCTTCCTGGCCTGTGGTCTTGAACCTATCTCGCTTAAGCCGCCGCTAGACGATTGATTCCAGGGTCAATGGTCGTAGGCGATCAGGGACCGTAGGGTCGGTTGTCCGGTCTTGTGGTTGTGCCAGATGGCGACGGCCAGGCGAGGATGCGCTGCAAGACCCGGACCGCGACCCCGCCACAGGTACGGCCACCGTGGCGCTCCAGGTCGAGCTGGCCTTGGAAGGTCTGGTTGACCGACTCGATGAGCTGCCGCAGCGGGCGGAACAGGTGCCCACCGGCCCGGGCGGGCTCGCCCTTGCGGGCCGGAGCAGCCGCACGCCCAGCCCGGCCAGGACCTGCTGGACCTCGCGGCCGTAGTAGTGCTTGTCGGCCAGCAGCGTCTGCCCAGGCCGGGCGGCCACCAACTCCGGCTCGACCGCCAGCAGGTCCACCAGCACCTGGCGCTCGTCGGCCTTGGCGCCGGGCAACGCGAAGGCGACCGGGAGGCCATGCAGGGTGCAGACCAGGTGCAGCCGCAGCCCCCAGAACCAGCGCGAGTGGCTGGCGCAGGAGCCGTATTGGGCCCAGCCAGCCAGCGCCGA
Proteins encoded:
- a CDS encoding pyridoxamine 5'-phosphate oxidase family protein; protein product: MAPELTDVARSVIDTNSYMALGTADGAGNPWVSPVWFASEDYRHFHWVSSPDAKHSRNLAARPEVAIAIFDSSVPVGGAQAVYLKGVAKELTGAELEQGLEVFDRVSRQDIGRAFGLDDVQGSALFRLYRATVSEHWVLIPGRDPDRGSGVDRSERVSLD
- a CDS encoding DUF4386 domain-containing protein: MNYRRIATFTGWLWIITFVTSIPARFFFYAPVLDHEGNYVTGAGADAQTLIAIGAVLELALIISNVGTAVVPYSIHKRVHEAGAVAYVTARLVECTFIAIGIVCMLAISSLRQDAPSGANAAVGQGIFAVYEWTFRLGPGVFAGIANGLILGWLMYRSGLVPPRFALFGLVGGPLVSIVGVLVILGVLPAEGPHQVLVAPEFIWELGIGIYLIVKGYRTSSPALAGTQDAAAV